In a single window of the Canis lupus dingo isolate Sandy chromosome 18, ASM325472v2, whole genome shotgun sequence genome:
- the LOC125752940 gene encoding tRNA (guanine(6)-N2)-methyltransferase THUMP3-like isoform X1, protein MSDVQEATNQLLDVSLHEHQKSIPVTGSGPRSESQHLQVTIGATVPTGFEQTAADEVREKLGSSCKISKDRGKIYFDISVESLAQVHCLRSVDNLFVVVKEFKDYPFKETKEEVLKDFEELAGKLPWSDPLKVWKINTSFKKKKTKRKKINQNSSKEKTNNGQGDKTDERDDKKGFINNTLDSHILDYYENPAIKEEVSTLVGDDLASCKDEKDESSKEETQPELLKFRVTCNRAGEKHCFSSNEAARDFGGAIQDYFKWKADMTNFDVEVLLNIHDKEIVVGIALTEESLHRRNITHFGPTTLRSTLAYGMLRLCAPQPTDIIVDPMCGTGTIPIEGATEWSNCYHIAGDNNPLAVNRAANNISSLLTKSQIKEGKVSWGLPIDAVQWDICNLPLRTGSVDIIVTDMPFGKRMGSKKRNWNLYPACLREMSRVCRPGTGRAALLTQDKKCFAKALSGMGHVWRKIHTVWVNIGGLHAAVYLLKRTPQAFIHPSEQDGERTPW, encoded by the coding sequence ATGTCTGATGTTCAGGAAGCCACTAACCAACTCCTGGATGTGAGCCTTCATGAGCACCAGAAGTCTATACCAGTTACAGGAAGTGGTCCCAGAAGTGAGTCTCAGCACCTCCAAGTCACTATTGGAGCCACTGTGCCTACTGGTTTTGAGCAAACAGCTGCAGATGAAGTGAGAGAGAAATTGGGGTCATCATGCAAAATCAGCAAAGACCGGGGCAAGATATATTTTGACATTTCAGTGGAAAGTCTGGCTCAGGTTCATTGTCTGAGATCAGTTGATAACTTATTTGTGGTCGTTAAGGAATTTAAAGATTACCCgttcaaagaaacaaaggaagaagttCTAAAGGATTTTGAAGAATTGGCTGGGAAGCTTCCATGGTCAGACCCTTTAAAAGTATGGAAAATTAATACcagcttcaagaaaaaaaaaacaaaacgcaaAAAGATAAATCAGAATTCAAGTAAAGAGAAGACTAATAATGGACAAGGAGACAAAACAGACGAGAGAGATGATAAAAAAGGATTCATTAACAATACCTTAGATTCCCATATCTTAGACTATTATGAAAATCCAGCCATCAAAGAAGAGGTCTCAACATTAGTAGGTGATGATTTGGCATCTTGTAAAGATGAGAAGGATGAAAGCTCAAAAGAAGAAACTCAACCTGAATTGTTGAAGTTTAGGGTCACGTGCAACAGGGCAGGAGAGAAACACTGCTTTTCCTCAAATGAGGCCGCAAGAGATTTTGGAGGTGCTATTCAAGATTACTTTAAGTGGAAGGCTGACATGACCAACTTTGATGTGGAGGTTCTTTTGAACATCCATGATAAAGAAATTGTTGTGGGCATTGCATTGACAGAAGAGAGTCTCCACCGAAGAAATATTACACATTTTGGACCTACAACTCTTAGATCTACTCTTGCCTATGGGAtgctcaggctctgtgctcctcAACCTACTGATATAATAGTTGATCCAATGTGTGGAACAGGAACAATACCAATAGAGGGGGCTACTGAATGGTCTAACTGTTATCATATTGCTGGTGATAATAATCCGTTGGCTGTGAATAGAGCAGCAAATAACATCTCATCTTTATTGACCAAGAGCCAAATTAAAGAAGGCAAAGTGTCCTGGGGCTTGCCCATAGATGCTGTTCAGTGGGATATCTGCAATCTGCCATTGAGAACTGGCTCTGTGGACATTATTGTAACAGACATGCCATTTGGAAAAAGGATGGGCTCCAaaaagagaaactggaaccttTATCCAGCTTGCCTACGGGAGATGAGCCGTGTCTGTAGACCAGGGACAGGCCGAGCTGCACTACTTACTCAGGACAAGAAATGCTTTGCCAAGGCATTATCTGGAATGGGACATGTTTGGCGGAAGATACATACTGTCTGGGTGAATATAGGGGGTCTTCACGCAGCAGTTTATCTTCTGAAACGTACACCTCAAGCTTTTATTCATCCTTCAGAACAAGATGGGGAAAGAACTCCTTGGTGA
- the LOC125752940 gene encoding tRNA (guanine(6)-N2)-methyltransferase THUMP3-like isoform X2 gives MSTRSLYQLQEVVPEVHCLRSVDNLFVVVKEFKDYPFKETKEEVLKDFEELAGKLPWSDPLKVWKINTSFKKKKTKRKKINQNSSKEKTNNGQGDKTDERDDKKGFINNTLDSHILDYYENPAIKEEVSTLVGDDLASCKDEKDESSKEETQPELLKFRVTCNRAGEKHCFSSNEAARDFGGAIQDYFKWKADMTNFDVEVLLNIHDKEIVVGIALTEESLHRRNITHFGPTTLRSTLAYGMLRLCAPQPTDIIVDPMCGTGTIPIEGATEWSNCYHIAGDNNPLAVNRAANNISSLLTKSQIKEGKVSWGLPIDAVQWDICNLPLRTGSVDIIVTDMPFGKRMGSKKRNWNLYPACLREMSRVCRPGTGRAALLTQDKKCFAKALSGMGHVWRKIHTVWVNIGGLHAAVYLLKRTPQAFIHPSEQDGERTPW, from the exons ATGAGCACCAGAAGTCTATACCAGTTACAGGAAGTGGTCCCAGAA GTTCATTGTCTGAGATCAGTTGATAACTTATTTGTGGTCGTTAAGGAATTTAAAGATTACCCgttcaaagaaacaaaggaagaagttCTAAAGGATTTTGAAGAATTGGCTGGGAAGCTTCCATGGTCAGACCCTTTAAAAGTATGGAAAATTAATACcagcttcaagaaaaaaaaaacaaaacgcaaAAAGATAAATCAGAATTCAAGTAAAGAGAAGACTAATAATGGACAAGGAGACAAAACAGACGAGAGAGATGATAAAAAAGGATTCATTAACAATACCTTAGATTCCCATATCTTAGACTATTATGAAAATCCAGCCATCAAAGAAGAGGTCTCAACATTAGTAGGTGATGATTTGGCATCTTGTAAAGATGAGAAGGATGAAAGCTCAAAAGAAGAAACTCAACCTGAATTGTTGAAGTTTAGGGTCACGTGCAACAGGGCAGGAGAGAAACACTGCTTTTCCTCAAATGAGGCCGCAAGAGATTTTGGAGGTGCTATTCAAGATTACTTTAAGTGGAAGGCTGACATGACCAACTTTGATGTGGAGGTTCTTTTGAACATCCATGATAAAGAAATTGTTGTGGGCATTGCATTGACAGAAGAGAGTCTCCACCGAAGAAATATTACACATTTTGGACCTACAACTCTTAGATCTACTCTTGCCTATGGGAtgctcaggctctgtgctcctcAACCTACTGATATAATAGTTGATCCAATGTGTGGAACAGGAACAATACCAATAGAGGGGGCTACTGAATGGTCTAACTGTTATCATATTGCTGGTGATAATAATCCGTTGGCTGTGAATAGAGCAGCAAATAACATCTCATCTTTATTGACCAAGAGCCAAATTAAAGAAGGCAAAGTGTCCTGGGGCTTGCCCATAGATGCTGTTCAGTGGGATATCTGCAATCTGCCATTGAGAACTGGCTCTGTGGACATTATTGTAACAGACATGCCATTTGGAAAAAGGATGGGCTCCAaaaagagaaactggaaccttTATCCAGCTTGCCTACGGGAGATGAGCCGTGTCTGTAGACCAGGGACAGGCCGAGCTGCACTACTTACTCAGGACAAGAAATGCTTTGCCAAGGCATTATCTGGAATGGGACATGTTTGGCGGAAGATACATACTGTCTGGGTGAATATAGGGGGTCTTCACGCAGCAGTTTATCTTCTGAAACGTACACCTCAAGCTTTTATTCATCCTTCAGAACAAGATGGGGAAAGAACTCCTTGGTGA
- the LOC112663670 gene encoding olfactory receptor 8K3-like, with protein MEKHNLTMLNEFILMGITHRPELQAPLFGLFFIIYLISVVGNLGMIILTKVDARLQTPMYFFLKHLAFTDLGYLTTVGLKMLVNFIVDQNTISYYFCAMQLAFFLVFIISELFILTAMSYDRYVAICNPLLYPVIMSQRVCQVLVAIPYLYSTFVSLLVTIKIFSSFFCGYNVVNHFYCDCLPLLSLLCSNSHETEMIILILAGFDLISSLLVVLVSYLLILVAIIRMSSAEGRLKAFSTCGSHLTVATVFYGTLIFMYLQPESSHSFDTDKVASIFYTLVIPMLNPLIYSLRNKDVKYAVQTMWKKLCNNFS; from the coding sequence ATGGAAAAACACAATCTGACCATGCTCAATGAATTCATTCTCATGGGAATCACACATCGTCCTGAGCTGCAGGCTCCATTATTTGGGCTCTTCTTTATCATCTATTTGATCTCCGTGGTGGGCAACCTGGGCATGATCATCCTCACCAAAGTGGATGCCAGACTACAAacacccatgtacttcttcctcaaaCACCTGGCTTTTACTGACCTTGGTTATTTAACAACCGTGGGACTCAAAATGTTAGTAAATTTTATTGTGGATCAAAATACAATCTCCTATTATTTTTGTGCTATGCAACTagctttctttcttgtgtttatCATAAGTGAACTTTTCATTCTAACAGCTATGTCCTACGACCGTTACGTGGCCATCTGCAACCCTCTGCTCTACCCCGTCATCATGTCACAGAGGGTGTGTCAGGTGCTGGTGGCAATCCCTTATCTCTACAGCACATTTGTGTCTCTTCTAGTCACCATAAAGATTTTTAGTTCATTCTTCTGTGGCTACAATGTTGTCAATCATTTCTACTGTGACTGTCTCCCCTTGTTATCTTTGCTCTGCTCAAATTCACATGAAACTGAAATGATTATTCTTATCTTAGctggttttgatttgatttcatcCCTTCTGGTAGTTCTTGTGTCTTACCTACTCATCCTAGTAGCCATCATCAGGATGAGCTCAGCTGAGGGTAGGCTCAAGGCTTTTTCCACCTGTGGATCCCACCTGACAGTGGCCACAGTGTTCTATGGGACTTTGATATTTATGTATCTGCAACCTGAGTCCAGCCATTCCTTTGACACTGATAAAGTGGCGTCCATATTTTACACCCTCGTTATCCCCATGCTGAATCCCTTGATCTATAGCTTGAGGaacaaagatgtaaaatatgcAGTGCAAACAATGTGGAAAAAACTATgcaataatttttcttaa